A stretch of Lactuca sativa cultivar Salinas chromosome 6, Lsat_Salinas_v11, whole genome shotgun sequence DNA encodes these proteins:
- the LOC111891937 gene encoding NAC domain containing protein 52, producing the protein METGRVSMIVAPPPPPLPPTFVAPGFRFHPTDEELVRYYLRRKLCGKPFQSQMVPEVDIYKSEPWELADYTSVKSRDLEWYFISPTDKKYANSSRVKRSTERGFWKETGKTREINHKSEKIGQKKTLVFHSGRSPHGIRTNWVMHEYKLLDQELQTAGVAQDAFVLCRIFEKSGIGPPNGDWYGPFFEEEWDDEEALIVPVRDTMDDVANDDETRAEGNNTMQMDAQMIPVVCKKVRSENGVLNSEPELETLTLFHHKTSKGSDPNSSNANGSHDSTMTSQGQTTTNLLSAVVTTIETHPPATPPSFDASALEKSLPPEYMELIRDMENKIREVSMEKDALKIELMQAQATINVLHSHIDQLSKENTELKRGV; encoded by the exons ATGGAGACGGGTCGTGTATCCATGATCGTCGCGCCACCACCCCCACCGCTGCCGCCTACTTTTGTTGCTCCTGGATTCCGATTTCACCCGACCGACGAGGAGCTTGTGAGGTATTACCTTAGGCGTaagctttgtgggaagcccttTCAGTCTCAGATGGTGCCGGAAGTTGATATCTACAAATCTGAGCCCTGGGAACTTGCTG ACTATACTTCAGTGAAATCAAGAGACCTAGAATGGTACTTCATCAGTCCTACAGATAAGAAGTATGCCAATAGTTCTCGAGTAAAACGATCCACTGAACGCGGATTTTGGAAAGAAACTGGGAAGACCCGGGAAATAAATCATAAGTCTGAGAAGATAGGGCAGAAGAAAACCCTAGTTTTCCATAGTGGCCGATCCCCTCATGGCATACGCACTAATTGGGTCATGCACGAATATAAACTTTTGGATCAAGAATTGCAAACAGCTGGAGTAGCACAG GATGCATTTGTGCTATGCAGAATTTTTGAAAAGAGTGGTATAGGACCGCCAAATGGAGATTGGTATGGACCATTTTTCGAAGAAGAATGGGATGATGAGGAAGCCCTCATTGTTCCCGTTCGAGACACAATGGATGATGTGGCAAATGATGATGAAACTCGTGCCGAAGGAAACAACACTATGCAG ATGGATGCTCAAATGATCCCGGTTGTATGCAAGAAGGTAAGATCGGAAAATGGTGTTTTAAATTCTGAACCTGAGCTCGAAACTCTCACACTGTTTCACCACAAAACATCAAAAGGAAGTGATCCCAATTCTAGCAATGCAAATGGTTCCCATGATTCAACCATGACAAGTCAAGGTCAAACAACAACAAACCTTTTGTCTGCAGTtgttacaactatagaaacacaTCCTCCAGCAACCCCACCTTCATTTGACGCTTCTGCCCTTGAGAAATCTTTGCCTCCTGAGTACATGGAGCTTATACGTGACATGGAGAACAAGATCCGTGAAGTTTCAATGGAGAAGGATGCCTTGAAGATTGAATTGATGCAGGCTCAGGCAACGATCAACGTTCTTCATTCTCACATTGATCAGTTGAGCAAGGAGAACACCGAATTGAAGAGGGGCGTTTAG